Proteins found in one Methanooceanicella nereidis genomic segment:
- a CDS encoding DMT family transporter has translation MFQVQKVSYKTLLSLDEIAFTKVMLVLAMVIWGGSFIASKVGLSELYPIELAALRFAIATPVLLLFTVMAYGVGSLKIDLKDLPVLIVLGMTGVTLQYIFQFIGMYYTTVTNSALLINMATFFIIIPSAIFLKEKINADNILGVILAFVGAALVITKGEFIFQANIIGDGLILICAVLWAIYVLTGNKLAGKYSVLTQLNYIFIIGFIGLIPAYFLTPHHALTEISLLSWECIIFLSIFCSIFAYFIINNAIVKIGPSKTAIYQYFEPLFAIIFAIILLSEPLTVFIGIGGLMIIAGIAMADNNIKLLSIFKNKA, from the coding sequence GTGTTCCAAGTACAAAAGGTAAGCTATAAGACCTTATTATCGCTGGACGAGATAGCTTTCACAAAAGTCATGCTCGTCCTTGCCATGGTAATATGGGGCGGGTCTTTTATTGCCTCAAAGGTGGGGCTTAGCGAGCTTTATCCAATCGAACTTGCTGCTTTAAGGTTTGCAATAGCCACGCCGGTCCTATTATTATTCACAGTAATGGCCTACGGTGTCGGTTCACTGAAGATCGATCTTAAGGACCTGCCAGTATTGATAGTTCTTGGCATGACCGGAGTGACCCTTCAGTACATTTTCCAGTTCATAGGCATGTATTACACGACCGTTACAAATTCGGCTTTGCTAATAAACATGGCAACATTCTTTATTATAATACCATCCGCGATATTTTTAAAAGAAAAGATCAACGCGGATAATATATTAGGAGTGATACTGGCTTTCGTCGGCGCAGCCCTTGTCATCACTAAGGGCGAGTTCATATTCCAGGCTAATATCATAGGCGACGGATTGATACTGATATGCGCCGTTCTGTGGGCGATATATGTATTGACTGGAAATAAGCTTGCAGGAAAATATTCAGTTCTGACACAGCTAAATTACATATTCATCATAGGGTTCATCGGACTTATACCGGCATATTTCCTTACACCGCATCATGCCCTGACGGAAATATCATTACTTTCCTGGGAATGTATAATCTTCCTTTCTATATTTTGTTCAATATTTGCATATTTTATCATAAACAACGCCATAGTAAAGATCGGCCCGTCCAAAACCGCGATATACCAGTATTTTGAACCTTTGTTCGCGATCATTTTCGCGATAATATTGCTGAGCGAGCCTCTTACGGTCTTTATCGGGATCGGCGGACTAATGATAATTGCGGGAATAGCGATGGCTGATAATAATATTAAGTTATTAAGTATTTTTAAAAATAAAGCATAA
- the hisB gene encoding imidazoleglycerol-phosphate dehydratase HisB, which yields MMRTASVKRQTKETDITVDLNIDGSGTGSITTGIGFFDHMLMSFTKHGLFDLKLKAKGDLDVDDHHTVEDVGLALGEAFKDALKDKSNIERFGHAIVPMDESLSQVAVDISGRGYSVFNAEFKAEKIGDYSTRMTRHFIDSFARSAGITINVKIEGEDDHHMVEAMFKALAIALYKATAKNEKRGVPSTKGKL from the coding sequence ATCATGAGGACAGCCAGTGTTAAAAGACAGACAAAAGAGACCGATATTACTGTCGACCTGAACATAGACGGGAGCGGGACAGGAAGTATTACTACGGGGATCGGCTTTTTTGATCATATGTTAATGTCCTTTACAAAGCACGGCCTTTTTGACCTTAAGCTAAAGGCAAAAGGGGACCTCGATGTGGACGACCACCACACGGTCGAAGACGTCGGACTTGCCCTGGGCGAAGCTTTCAAAGATGCGCTAAAGGATAAATCCAATATAGAAAGATTCGGCCATGCCATCGTACCGATGGACGAATCGCTTTCACAGGTAGCTGTCGACATAAGCGGAAGAGGCTACTCGGTCTTTAATGCAGAGTTCAAGGCTGAAAAGATCGGGGATTATTCCACCCGCATGACACGCCATTTCATAGACTCATTTGCCCGTTCGGCAGGAATAACCATAAATGTGAAGATCGAAGGCGAAGACGACCACCACATGGTAGAGGCCATGTTCAAGGCTCTTGCTATCGCCCTGTACAAGGCCACCGCTAAAAATGAAAAACGAGGTGTTCCAAGTACAAAAGGTAAGCTATAA
- a CDS encoding DMT family transporter: MFSMDIKNENNNYDVLMIIALVSINIFWGASFIANAIALKSINSIELASIRFFIAAPVLAIVSYFLKGKEIFKIDKKDYMTFILLAITGVTVQYILQVSAQNYTTATNCSLLINSSVFFIMILSTMLLDEKMTLRKLSGAIIGFLGVALLVSKGEMAFDLGGHLLGDILIIICAAMWAVYSISGKKISSKYHPLTILNYTFILGTIGLVPFYFMTPHMNIMEIPMDAIAAILFLALFCSIVAYIVYNTALEKIGASRVALYIYLVPLSTIIMAMIVLNETMTVLSGIGGLLVLTGMYIAEKK; encoded by the coding sequence ATGTTCAGTATGGACATAAAAAACGAAAATAATAATTATGATGTTCTAATGATAATCGCGCTCGTATCCATTAACATTTTCTGGGGAGCATCGTTTATCGCTAATGCCATAGCATTAAAGTCTATAAACTCTATAGAGCTGGCATCGATAAGGTTTTTTATCGCCGCACCGGTTTTAGCTATCGTTTCCTATTTCCTGAAAGGTAAAGAGATATTCAAGATAGATAAAAAAGACTACATGACATTCATTTTACTGGCCATTACCGGTGTTACCGTTCAATATATATTACAGGTCTCGGCTCAAAACTATACTACAGCTACTAACTGTTCACTATTGATCAATTCGTCTGTATTTTTCATAATGATATTAAGCACGATGTTACTTGATGAAAAAATGACGTTAAGAAAATTGTCAGGAGCGATAATAGGCTTTTTAGGCGTCGCGCTACTTGTCTCAAAAGGCGAGATGGCATTTGATCTTGGCGGACATCTTCTGGGTGATATCCTTATTATAATCTGTGCAGCCATGTGGGCTGTATATTCCATAAGCGGGAAAAAGATATCCTCAAAATATCACCCGCTGACCATACTTAACTATACTTTCATATTAGGCACCATAGGCCTGGTCCCATTCTATTTTATGACGCCCCATATGAATATTATGGAGATACCGATGGATGCAATTGCGGCTATCCTTTTCCTTGCCCTGTTCTGTTCGATCGTAGCATATATAGTATACAATACTGCGCTTGAAAAAATAGGTGCTTCACGTGTCGCGCTATACATCTATCTCGTGCCGTTATCGACAATAATAATGGCAATGATCGTGCTGAATGAGACAATGACAGTATTATCAGGTATAGGCGGTTTGCTGGTGCTCACAGGTATGTATATTGCAGAGAAAAAATAA
- the hisA gene encoding 1-(5-phosphoribosyl)-5-[(5-phosphoribosylamino)methylideneamino]imidazole-4-carboxamide isomerase, with translation MNFEVIPAIDLKGGKCVQLVQGVPGTEMVSLDDALAVADDWVSQGARTLHVIDLDGAFSGERKNAKIVEQIIKKYDVNVQVGGGVRDFETAKYLLDIGVTRVILGTSAVKTPELISDLSSRLGKEKIMVSLDSRKGEVLVDGWTASSGKGTVDLARQFETKGAGSILFTNVDVEGLLKGVDENPVRSLVSSVDIPVIASGGITTLEDIVKIKNTGAAGVVIGSALYKHLFTLKEAIEVVS, from the coding sequence ATGAACTTTGAAGTTATCCCTGCAATAGACCTTAAGGGCGGTAAATGTGTACAGCTTGTACAGGGTGTGCCCGGAACAGAGATGGTGTCTCTTGACGATGCGCTGGCAGTCGCTGACGATTGGGTGAGCCAGGGCGCGAGGACGCTGCATGTAATAGACCTTGACGGAGCCTTTAGCGGTGAAAGAAAAAATGCCAAGATAGTCGAGCAGATAATAAAAAAATACGACGTTAACGTACAGGTAGGGGGAGGCGTAAGGGACTTTGAGACGGCAAAATATCTTCTCGACATCGGCGTCACCCGCGTTATCCTCGGGACATCTGCTGTAAAGACCCCCGAGTTAATATCCGATCTTTCCTCAAGGCTGGGTAAAGAGAAGATCATGGTATCGCTTGATTCTAGAAAAGGGGAAGTGCTCGTTGACGGATGGACCGCATCATCAGGAAAAGGCACAGTGGACCTGGCAAGACAGTTCGAGACAAAGGGAGCAGGGAGCATACTTTTTACCAACGTCGATGTTGAAGGTTTATTAAAAGGCGTAGATGAAAACCCTGTAAGATCACTGGTCTCCAGCGTCGATATACCGGTCATCGCATCAGGCGGCATCACGACGCTGGAAGACATCGTGAAGATCAAGAATACGGGAGCAGCAGGCGTCGTAATTGGCTCTGCGCTTTACAAACATTTATTTACTTTAAAGGAAGCAATAGAGGTGGTATCATGA
- a CDS encoding AEC family transporter — protein MNILDVILPIFGMIIAGWLLKQTGILKDRVLKIINDYVYYVGITVITFVSLHNTSKDLLFYPDLYILNTVPLIIIMLIAYAVAKHWALEKRLFPVFIICAFYGNTGYIGFPLNIMVQGYDSLDLTAFISTIHTLIVMTIGVHILKKYSDDDAKNFKFYKLPVLWAAVLGLLLSWVEIPDLLMLPISLISQSVSPLALLATGAMVGCAGCRIQLKEIGVLSVIKLLLMPAIVLIMATMMGVSGTVYKTSLLEAATPVAVTNTILAAQFKHDYEFASNAVVISTGLFAISLALLLFII, from the coding sequence ATGAATATACTTGATGTGATCTTACCGATATTCGGTATGATCATCGCAGGCTGGCTTTTAAAGCAGACGGGAATACTAAAGGACAGGGTCTTGAAGATCATAAACGATTATGTCTACTATGTTGGCATAACCGTGATCACCTTCGTCAGCCTTCACAATACCAGTAAGGATCTGTTATTCTATCCCGACCTGTATATCCTGAATACCGTACCGCTTATCATTATTATGCTGATCGCGTATGCCGTCGCGAAACATTGGGCTCTGGAAAAACGCTTATTCCCCGTGTTCATCATATGTGCGTTTTACGGTAATACCGGGTATATCGGGTTTCCGCTGAACATAATGGTGCAGGGATACGATTCTCTTGATCTTACCGCATTCATATCCACCATACATACGCTGATAGTGATGACGATAGGCGTACATATATTAAAGAAATATTCCGATGACGACGCAAAAAACTTTAAGTTTTATAAATTACCGGTCCTCTGGGCCGCGGTGCTGGGACTCCTGTTATCATGGGTCGAGATCCCCGACCTCTTAATGCTCCCCATATCACTCATATCTCAGAGCGTATCGCCTCTGGCACTTTTAGCGACAGGCGCTATGGTGGGATGCGCGGGATGCAGGATTCAGCTAAAAGAAATTGGGGTATTAAGCGTTATCAAGCTGCTGTTGATGCCTGCTATAGTCCTTATCATGGCGACTATGATGGGCGTATCAGGCACCGTTTACAAGACATCTTTGCTTGAGGCGGCCACCCCTGTGGCTGTCACGAATACGATACTGGCGGCGCAGTTTAAACATGATTATGAGTTCGCTTCTAACGCCGTCGTCATATCCACCGGACTATTTGCGATCAGCCTGGCTCTGCTGTTATTTATTATTTAG